One window of Papaver somniferum cultivar HN1 chromosome 9, ASM357369v1, whole genome shotgun sequence genomic DNA carries:
- the LOC113313605 gene encoding uncharacterized protein LOC113313605 isoform X2, whose protein sequence is MVSAGNGKGIEEEGEDIELESGSTSKGKTKSPLRISTSQKRLLSQEKSRKVFPSMGFQKLSSALSGLGSPSTKFQCFAEGRDDVSRSVPSSPNQGIRERFTVPFVRKINWHSLKKVFMEWIKDPLNMALFVWIVVVAVSGAILFMVMTGMLNHVITKKYQRDTWFEVNNQILNALFTLMCLYQHPKRMYHLILLLRWTPKDIATLRKAYCKDGARKPHEWGHMMVVVALLHINCFAQYALCGLNLGYKRAERPPIGVAICISVAIGAPAVAGVYTILSPLGKEYDDSDTDQEAQIQIVSNTPSPLRASRFAKKYLFASKDDARIIESTPRWSGGLLDLWDDISLAYLSFFCSFCVFGWNMERLGFGNMYVHIATFLLFCLAPFWIFNLAAINIDNETVRGALGVTGIILCIFGLLYGGFWRIQMRKRR, encoded by the exons ATGGTTTCCGCTGGTAATGGAAAAGGCATAGAGGAAGAGGGAGAGGATATAGAATTAGAGTCAGGGTCGACCTCTAAAGGCAAGACTAAAAGTCCTCTTCGCATTTCTACATCTCAAAAAAGGTTGCTGTCTCAGGAAAAAAGTCGTAAAGTATTTCCTAGTATGGGATTTCAGAAACTTAGTTCAGCTTTGTCTGGTTTAGGTTCCccatcaactaaattccagtgtTTTGCTGAGGGGCGAGATGACGTTTCGCGTTCAGTTCCTTCATCTCCAAACCAAGGCATTCGAGAACGTTTCACAGTCCCATttgttcgaaagataaattggcACTCTCTAAAGAAAGTGTTTATGGAATGGATCAAAGATCCGTTGAACATGGCGCTTTTTGTATGGATTGTCGTTGTTGCTGTATCAGGTGCCATCCTGTTCATGGTCATGACAGGTATGTTAAACCATGTCATAACTAAAAAATATCAGAGAGACACATGGTTTGAAGTTAATAACCAAATTCTCAATGCTCTTTTTACTCTTATGTGCTTGTACCAACATCCCAAACGAATGTATCACCTCATACTTTTACTTAGATGGACACCGAAGGATATCGCTACCCTGAGAAAGGCTTACTGCAAAGATGGAGCTCGTAAGCCTCACGAGTGGGGACACATGATGGTAGTTGTTGCTCTACTTCACATAAACTGTTTTGCTCAGTATGCATTATGTGGTTTAAACTTAGGTTACAAGAGAGCTGAACGACCACCAATAGGAGTCGCCATCTGCATCTCAGTTGCAATCGGAGCACCGGCAGTTGCTGGTGTGTACACCATTCTTAGTCCTTTAGGAAAGGAGTATGATGACTCTGACACGGATCAGGAGGCTCAGATTCAAATTGTTAGTAATACACCGAGTCCTTTACGGGCAAGTAGATTTGCGAAAAAGTATTTATTTGCATCAAAAGATGATGCAAGGATCATTGAAAGCACGCCCAGATGGAGTGGCGGGTTACTTGATTTGTGGGATGATATATCTCTGGCTTATCTCTCATTTTTCTGCAGTTTCTGCGTTTTCGGATGGAACatggaaagacttggatttgggaACATGTATGTTCACATTgctacttttcttcttttctgcctCGCTCCATTTTGGATATTTAACCTTGCTGCGATCAATATTGATAACGAAACTGTTAGAGGTGCATTGGGTGTGACGGGCATCATTCTTTGTATATTTGGTTTGCTCTATGGAGGTTTTTGGAGGATTCAAATGAGAAAAAG GAGGTGA
- the LOC113313605 gene encoding uncharacterized protein LOC113313605 isoform X1 produces MVSAGNGKGIEEEGEDIELESGSTSKGKTKSPLRISTSQKRLLSQEKSRKVFPSMGFQKLSSALSGLGSPSTKFQCFAEGRDDVSRSVPSSPNQGIRERFTVPFVRKINWHSLKKVFMEWIKDPLNMALFVWIVVVAVSGAILFMVMTGMLNHVITKKYQRDTWFEVNNQILNALFTLMCLYQHPKRMYHLILLLRWTPKDIATLRKAYCKDGARKPHEWGHMMVVVALLHINCFAQYALCGLNLGYKRAERPPIGVAICISVAIGAPAVAGVYTILSPLGKEYDDSDTDQEAQIQIVSNTPSPLRASRFAKKYLFASKDDARIIESTPRWSGGLLDLWDDISLAYLSFFCSFCVFGWNMERLGFGNMYVHIATFLLFCLAPFWIFNLAAINIDNETVRGALGVTGIILCIFGLLYGGFWRIQMRKRYNLPASYFCCGNPEVTDCLQWLCCCSCSLAQEVRTVDFYEIVEDKYYGRPVVENDMPMLSPLRREDGSVQFKSFPSSPLYGIPSTSKNHIPNASSPHNPFIKGCPNPETSSFVVKEESSSEAYNGTTMVAPPVHSSIKREDI; encoded by the coding sequence ATGGTTTCCGCTGGTAATGGAAAAGGCATAGAGGAAGAGGGAGAGGATATAGAATTAGAGTCAGGGTCGACCTCTAAAGGCAAGACTAAAAGTCCTCTTCGCATTTCTACATCTCAAAAAAGGTTGCTGTCTCAGGAAAAAAGTCGTAAAGTATTTCCTAGTATGGGATTTCAGAAACTTAGTTCAGCTTTGTCTGGTTTAGGTTCCccatcaactaaattccagtgtTTTGCTGAGGGGCGAGATGACGTTTCGCGTTCAGTTCCTTCATCTCCAAACCAAGGCATTCGAGAACGTTTCACAGTCCCATttgttcgaaagataaattggcACTCTCTAAAGAAAGTGTTTATGGAATGGATCAAAGATCCGTTGAACATGGCGCTTTTTGTATGGATTGTCGTTGTTGCTGTATCAGGTGCCATCCTGTTCATGGTCATGACAGGTATGTTAAACCATGTCATAACTAAAAAATATCAGAGAGACACATGGTTTGAAGTTAATAACCAAATTCTCAATGCTCTTTTTACTCTTATGTGCTTGTACCAACATCCCAAACGAATGTATCACCTCATACTTTTACTTAGATGGACACCGAAGGATATCGCTACCCTGAGAAAGGCTTACTGCAAAGATGGAGCTCGTAAGCCTCACGAGTGGGGACACATGATGGTAGTTGTTGCTCTACTTCACATAAACTGTTTTGCTCAGTATGCATTATGTGGTTTAAACTTAGGTTACAAGAGAGCTGAACGACCACCAATAGGAGTCGCCATCTGCATCTCAGTTGCAATCGGAGCACCGGCAGTTGCTGGTGTGTACACCATTCTTAGTCCTTTAGGAAAGGAGTATGATGACTCTGACACGGATCAGGAGGCTCAGATTCAAATTGTTAGTAATACACCGAGTCCTTTACGGGCAAGTAGATTTGCGAAAAAGTATTTATTTGCATCAAAAGATGATGCAAGGATCATTGAAAGCACGCCCAGATGGAGTGGCGGGTTACTTGATTTGTGGGATGATATATCTCTGGCTTATCTCTCATTTTTCTGCAGTTTCTGCGTTTTCGGATGGAACatggaaagacttggatttgggaACATGTATGTTCACATTgctacttttcttcttttctgcctCGCTCCATTTTGGATATTTAACCTTGCTGCGATCAATATTGATAACGAAACTGTTAGAGGTGCATTGGGTGTGACGGGCATCATTCTTTGTATATTTGGTTTGCTCTATGGAGGTTTTTGGAGGATTCAAATGAGAAAAAGGTATAACTTGCCAGCTAGTTATTTCTGCTGTGGTAACCCTGAAGTGACTGACTGTTTACAATGGCTTTGCTGCTGTTCATGTTCTCTTGCTCAGGAGGTGAGAACTGTGGATTTCTATGAAATTGTGGAAGATAAATATTACGGTAGACCGGTGGTCGAGAATGATATGCCTATGTTGTCTCCTCTGCGGAGAGAAGATGGATCAGTTCAGTTTAAGTCATTCCCAAGTTCTCCACTCTATGGAATTCCAAGTACTTCTAAGAATCACATACCAAATGCTTCGAGTCCTCATAATCCTTTTATAAAAGGGTGTCCTAATCCAGAGACATCATCTTTTGTAGTGAAGGAAGAGTCCTCTTCTGAAGCATACAATGGGACAACTATGGTAGCACCACCTGTTCACTCATCGATAAAGAGAGAAGATATCTAA